From Microcebus murinus isolate Inina chromosome 13, M.murinus_Inina_mat1.0, whole genome shotgun sequence, the proteins below share one genomic window:
- the ZNF672 gene encoding zinc finger protein 672 → MFSAPGAVTSGRPYACSECGKSFRYSSVLLRHERAHVGDGSVHCLECGERCARAADLRAHRRTHAGQTLYICGECGLSFSHSGRLDLHMGIHRCLRSRTCLCRICGRHLPHLLALLVHRRHRHPPERPRRCPLCARAFRQSALAFHQARAHAPGTPSAPADPPHRCKQCPRAFRSSTGLRSHARVHMVQSPTRQLPLEPDTHQCGVCGKSFSKSSTLTRHLQTHSGEKPFKCPACGKGFLESATLVRHQRTHTGEKPYACGDCGRCFSESSTLLRHRRSHQGERPHACATCGKGFGQRSDLVVHQRIHTGEKPFPCPECSRRFSDRSDLTKHRRTHTGEKPYRCELCGKRFTCVSNLNVHRRNHAGHKPHKCPECGKAFSVASKLALHRKTHLGERPAKCAECGKCFSHSRSLSQHQRAHTRARTAAAATQAAAGAALVFAGPTEQEKPGLFMSQLRETC, encoded by the coding sequence ATGTTCTCCGCACCGGGGGCGGTGACGTCAGGAAGGCCCTACGCGTGCAGCGAGTGCGGCAAGAGTTTCCGCTACAGCTCCGTGCTGCTGCGGCACGAGCGTGCCCACGTCGGCGACGGCAGCGTCCACTGCCTGGAGTGTGGCGAGCGCTGCGCGCGGGCTGCCGACCTCCGGGCGCACAGGCGCACGCATGCGGGCCAGACCCTCTACATCTGCGGCGAGTGCGGCCTGAGCTTCAGCCACAGCGGCCGCCTGGACCTACACATGGGCATTCATCGGTGTCTGCGCAGCCGCACCTGCCTCTGCCGCATATGTGGCCGCCACCTCCCACACCTCCTGGCGCTACTAGTGCACCGGCGTCACCGACACCCGCCCGAACGGCCCCGCCGCTGCCCGCTGTGCGCCCGCGCCTTCCGACAGAGCGCGCTGGCATTCCACCAGGCGCGGGCGCACGCCCCGGGGACACCCTCCGCCCCTGCCGACCCGCCCCACCGCTGCAAACAGTGCCCACGGGCCTTCCGCAGCAGCACAGGGCTGCGGAGTCACGCGCGTGTCCACATGGTCCAGAGCCCCACACGCCAGCTACCCCTTGAGCCGGACACACACCAGTGTGGCGTGTGTGGCAAGAGCTTCAGCAAGAGCTCAACGCTAACGCGACACCTGCAGACGCACTCGGGGGAGAAACCCTTCAAGTGTCCAGCGTGCGGCAAGGGCTTCTTGGAGAGTGCCACGCTGGTGCGCCACCAGCGCACGCACACGGGAGAGAAGCCGTATGCATGCGGCGACTGCGGACGCTGCTTCAGCGAGAGCTCCACATTACTGCGCCATCGGCGCAGCCACCAGGGGGAGCGGCCACACGCGTGCGCCACTTGTGGCAAGGGCTTCGGGCAGCGCTCTGACCTGGTGGTGCACCAGCGCATCCACACTGGTGAGAAGCCCTTCCCGTGCCCCGAGTGCAGCCGCCGCTTCAGCGACCGCTCGGACCTCACCAAGCACCGGCGCACGCACACGGGCGAGAAGCCCTACCGCTGTGAACTGTGCGGCAAGCGGTTCACGTGCGTGTCCAACCTCAACGTGCATCGACGCAACCATGCTGGCCACAAGCCACACAAATGCCCCgagtgtggcaaggccttcaGCGTCGCCTCCAAGCTCGCACTACATCGCAAGACGCACCTGGGCGAGCGGCCAGCGAAGTGTGCCGAGTGTGGCAAATGCTTCAGCCACAGCCGTTCGCTGTCCCAGCATCAGCGGGCCCATACACGTGCCCGTACCGCTGCTGCCGCCACCCAGGCCGCAGCGGGGGCTGCCCTCGTCTTCGCTGGGCCAACTGAACAGGAAAAGCCAGGGCTCTTTATGTCCCAGTTGAGAGAGACTTGCTGA